The following coding sequences are from one Culex quinquefasciatus strain JHB chromosome 1, VPISU_Cqui_1.0_pri_paternal, whole genome shotgun sequence window:
- the LOC119771116 gene encoding ubiquitin-like, producing MQIFIRQATGKCVMLTVEPTDSVEKLKAMVCDEWGIPRRQQRLIYSGQQLQDGRTLSDYGIADSSSIEFVLRLLSCQSCPGHGHDVVEGEEGRFY from the coding sequence ATGCAGATCTTCATCAGGCAAGCGACTGGCAAATGCGTTATGCTGACAGTGGAACCCACGGATTCCGTTGAAAAACTCAAGGCCATGGTCTGCGACGAGTGGGGAATCCCCCGTAGACAGCAGCGTCTGATCTACAGCGGTCAACAGCTTCAGGATGGCCGCACCTTGTCCGACTACGGCATTGCCGATTCCAGCAGTATTGAGTTCGTGCTTCGATTGCTGTCTTGCCAGTCATGCCCAGGACATGGTCACGACGTGGTCGAAGGAGAGGAGGGGAGATTTTACTAA